DNA from Acidobacteriota bacterium:
GGCCGGCCGGGAGACGAAGCCCGGTCGGAACGGCTCCGCCGGCTCCACAAGAAGGCCGGCTGGGCCTTCGTCGTCATCCTGGCGCCTCTGGCCGCCCTGGGCGCGAACTTCCTGGTTGAGATAGGCGACGGCCTCCCGACCCGCGGCGCCTTCCATTTCGTCCTGGCCGCCGGGCTGGTCGCCGTCCTGCTGGTCAAGCTCCTGATCGTCAAGGCCTACCGCCAGCAGCTTCGCTTCGCGCCCGCCCTGGGCATGACGGTCTTCGCCCTGACCCTGGTCATCTTCCTGATCACGGCGGGGTATTTCGTCCTGATCAAGCTCCTTTGACCTCGGCGATGCGGTTGCCCTCCCCCATCAGGACGACCTTCGGCCCGAACGTTTCCATCTCGTTCTCGTCCATGTAGCCGTAGGCGGCGATGATGACGATGTCCCCCACCGAGACCTTGTGGGCCGCGGCGCCGAAGACCCCGACCTGCCGCGAGCCCTTCTCGCCGCGGATGATGTAGGTCGTGAAGCGCTTGCCGTTGGTGACGTTCCAGACCTCGATCCGCTCGTAGGGCCGCAGCCCCGCGGCCGTCATGACCTCCTCGTCGAGGGACAGGCTGCCCTCGTACGCGACATCGACCAGGGTGACCGTGGCCCGGTGGACCTTGGAACGCAGGAAGGCTCTGAGCATGGGATCCTCCTCAGGCGTGAAGCCGGACGTTGTCGATCAGGCGGGTCGCCCCGACGAAGACGGCCAGGGCCAGGAGGACCTCGCCGCGGAGCTCGGCGACGGGCTCGAGCGTCTCCGGATCGACGGCCTCGACGTAGTCGATCCGGGCCAGCGGCTCGCCCTCGATGACCGAGCGGACGCCCGCGACCAGCCTGGCCCCGTCGCTCTCCCCCGCCGCGACGGCCTTCTCCGCCCAGCGCAGCGCGGTCGAGAGGACCAGGGCGGCTTTCCGCTCCGCGGGCGAAAGATAAGCGTTCCGCGAGCTCAGGGCCAGGCCGTCGGGCTCGCGCACGAGCGGACAGGCCACGACATCGACGTCGAGGTCGAGGTCCCGGGCCAGCCGCCGAACGATCACGAGCTGCTGGGCGTCC
Protein-coding regions in this window:
- a CDS encoding DUF6529 family protein, whose translation is MSDYAIKTVLAVVLLGTGLCAFLAMMARFGRPGDEARSERLRRLHKKAGWAFVVILAPLAALGANFLVEIGDGLPTRGAFHFVLAAGLVAVLLVKLLIVKAYRQQLRFAPALGMTVFALTLVIFLITAGYFVLIKLL
- the panD gene encoding aspartate 1-decarboxylase produces the protein MLRAFLRSKVHRATVTLVDVAYEGSLSLDEEVMTAAGLRPYERIEVWNVTNGKRFTTYIIRGEKGSRQVGVFGAAAHKVSVGDIVIIAAYGYMDENEMETFGPKVVLMGEGNRIAEVKGA